A part of Thiomicrorhabdus sediminis genomic DNA contains:
- a CDS encoding sulfite exporter TauE/SafE family protein — translation MESIYITALLVGLLGGVHCLGMCGGIVGGLTFSVDAKVQLSWWRMFSYQLFYNLGRISSYMVVGAIFGALGMVLVSIQSVVPFQQILQLIAGLFMIALGLYLGGWWFLINRVEAVGQLIWQRLAPFAERFAQVRNYRQAWLYGLLWGWLPCGLVYSMLIMAMTAGGAIEGAALMLAFGLGTLPNLLLMGSFAFYFTRWSRNPKVKSVAGSSVVILGCWQIYLAVNLTA, via the coding sequence ATGGAATCAATTTATATCACCGCGCTGTTGGTCGGTTTATTAGGTGGGGTGCACTGTTTGGGGATGTGCGGCGGCATTGTCGGCGGTTTAACCTTTAGTGTTGATGCCAAGGTGCAATTAAGCTGGTGGCGCATGTTCAGTTACCAGCTGTTCTATAACTTAGGCAGAATCAGCAGTTATATGGTGGTAGGCGCTATTTTTGGTGCTTTGGGTATGGTGTTGGTTTCAATTCAGTCAGTCGTGCCGTTTCAGCAGATTTTACAGCTGATCGCTGGATTGTTTATGATCGCTTTGGGCTTATATCTGGGCGGCTGGTGGTTTTTAATCAATCGTGTCGAAGCTGTCGGGCAACTTATCTGGCAGCGTTTAGCGCCTTTTGCCGAACGTTTTGCACAAGTGCGAAATTACCGTCAGGCATGGTTATATGGATTGTTATGGGGCTGGTTGCCTTGTGGTCTGGTTTACAGTATGTTGATTATGGCAATGACTGCGGGCGGAGCGATTGAAGGAGCGGCATTAATGCTCGCTTTCGGTCTTGGAACCCTGCCGAACTTATTGTTAATGGGTAGTTTCGCCTTTTACTTCACGCGCTGGTCGCGTAATCCTAAAGTAAAATCGGTTGCCGGTAGTTCGGTGGTGATATTGGGTTGTTGGCAAATCTATTTGGCAGTGAATCTGACAGCCTGA
- a CDS encoding GGDEF domain-containing protein produces MVLNIQDAPDKAKRIFSMLIEAFDEQEINPTPLNYYVWYQYFKGDKPQFRQEMDAILDDEFGYNDRVGRRLYDEYLAEDDNPANEFDRAFRRLIESVIKKMNAWSEKLEAQTRDLDNCKSQLSNPDLNAEQVKAITDSVLNTASSMQESSRLFQAEMLSGNEEIRHLRQQLIEARAEAMQDELTEIGNRKAFNESLAALMMSAEDDPQSLCLILSDIDYFKKFNDTFGHLVGDSVLRYYASIIKKSKRDNETISRYGGEEFAILIAESSLAQATERAESIRKAIESAQLKRKNETKSIGTITASFGVTCMQADDDAESFIARADEALYKAKQQGRNRVISAEEKS; encoded by the coding sequence GTGGTTCTCAATATTCAAGATGCGCCAGATAAGGCCAAACGCATTTTTTCAATGCTGATTGAAGCGTTTGATGAGCAGGAGATTAATCCGACTCCTTTGAATTATTATGTCTGGTATCAGTACTTCAAAGGTGACAAGCCTCAATTCCGCCAGGAAATGGACGCCATTCTGGATGATGAATTTGGCTATAACGACCGTGTCGGCAGACGTTTATATGACGAGTATCTAGCCGAAGACGATAATCCTGCCAATGAATTTGACCGTGCTTTCCGCCGCCTGATCGAATCGGTGATCAAAAAGATGAACGCTTGGAGTGAAAAACTCGAAGCGCAAACCCGTGATCTGGATAACTGCAAATCTCAACTGAGTAATCCTGATTTGAATGCCGAGCAAGTCAAAGCGATTACCGATAGCGTTTTAAATACCGCTTCATCAATGCAAGAAAGCAGTCGCCTGTTTCAAGCGGAGATGCTCTCCGGTAATGAGGAGATCAGACACCTGCGCCAACAACTTATTGAAGCCCGTGCCGAAGCAATGCAAGATGAACTGACCGAAATCGGCAACCGTAAGGCATTTAATGAATCGCTGGCCGCATTGATGATGAGTGCCGAAGATGACCCGCAAAGCCTATGTTTGATTTTGAGTGACATCGATTACTTCAAGAAGTTCAACGATACTTTCGGTCACTTGGTTGGTGACAGTGTCTTGCGTTATTACGCCAGTATTATCAAAAAAAGCAAACGAGACAATGAAACCATCAGTCGTTACGGTGGCGAGGAGTTTGCAATCTTAATTGCGGAATCATCGCTTGCCCAAGCTACGGAAAGAGCCGAGAGCATTCGTAAAGCGATAGAGTCCGCACAGTTAAAGCGTAAAAATGAGACCAAATCGATCGGCACCATCACCGCTTCTTTCGGTGTCACTTGCATGCAAGCCGATGATGATGCGGAAAGCTTTATCGCGCGTGCCGATGAAGCACTCTATAAGGCGAAACAACAGGGACGTAACCGGGTTATCTCAGCAGAAGAGAAATCTTAA
- a CDS encoding SPOR domain-containing protein gives MPRDYRHKQTAAGKQTYQRKSQAKSAAMYTGRPLLPMFMAGVFLVGLVLAIGLFISQQFAADSANQASVAEVKPAEPVRQTVPVAPAKDDSVAENNSDTVVETSEADVSQESSALKAAQDFLGSLGRSTEQTEADEAVMVSALDTQAQAAKPAAPEPVYSFYQGLGEVEVLVDAEPLPVQLEKVHYIQAGSFGSKEIAIKEQQRLAKHGVMVKLNEYQGTKRIYYRLVSGPYHNRLELNKQRNILRRLGASTLVFKQSN, from the coding sequence ATGCCGCGAGATTATCGCCATAAACAAACAGCGGCGGGCAAACAGACCTACCAACGCAAGTCTCAAGCAAAAAGCGCCGCTATGTACACCGGGCGTCCATTATTACCGATGTTTATGGCCGGTGTGTTTCTGGTTGGATTGGTACTTGCGATCGGCCTGTTTATCAGCCAGCAATTCGCTGCAGATTCGGCAAATCAAGCATCGGTTGCAGAAGTTAAACCCGCCGAACCGGTTAGACAAACAGTCCCGGTAGCCCCAGCAAAAGATGATTCAGTCGCAGAAAATAATAGTGACACGGTTGTCGAGACCAGTGAAGCTGACGTTTCGCAAGAAAGCTCGGCATTAAAAGCGGCGCAGGATTTTCTGGGTTCTTTAGGCCGCTCCACAGAGCAGACTGAAGCTGATGAAGCGGTTATGGTCAGTGCGCTGGATACGCAAGCTCAAGCCGCCAAACCTGCTGCTCCCGAACCGGTATATAGCTTTTATCAAGGTCTTGGTGAGGTCGAAGTCCTGGTGGATGCTGAACCTTTGCCTGTACAGCTTGAAAAGGTGCACTATATTCAAGCCGGTTCGTTTGGTTCCAAAGAGATTGCCATCAAAGAACAGCAGCGTCTTGCCAAACATGGCGTAATGGTTAAATTGAATGAGTATCAAGGCACTAAGCGTATCTATTATCGTTTGGTAAGCGGGCCTTACCATAATCGTCTTGAACTCAATAAACAGCGCAATATTCTACGTCGTTTAGGTGCCAGCACCCTAGTGTTTAAACAGTCGAATTGA
- a CDS encoding TolC family outer membrane protein, with protein MKKRNTSLAWLIGITLALPGLTINTASAMELVPTIEDAILHNPEYREQVKIYQGIEADKRGAQGSWYPTIDLAAGIGLEETQRPGQDSTSMTRREASIALTENLFEGFRTESEIERQQARLDASAYIVEATANQIALSMAEAYVNLLKEQELMRLEEQNQKTHQRILDQIMQRSDAGIGNQVEVDQAKARLALANSNLMSARNNYEDSLAKFQRILGRMPDNDLIKYEANFSFPETLDEATNIALLNHPQLRSSNADISEAFAQHKTARSAFYPRVDLEIQKTIDDNINGVAGINENFQAMLRMDYNLYNGGKDMAERERTAAAVQEAAEVRNNARRQTIENLRFAWNAKQFLGEQMTYSQEHIKLTYETLEGYRKQFSLGRRSLLDLLNTEDEYNTALRTLVSNEADYLIAQFRILNGMGTLLQALQLNVNYAEVETDYSNQ; from the coding sequence CAACCCAGAATATCGTGAACAGGTTAAGATATACCAAGGTATTGAAGCCGATAAACGCGGTGCACAGGGTTCTTGGTACCCAACCATCGATTTAGCTGCAGGGATTGGTCTGGAAGAGACGCAACGTCCAGGACAGGACAGCACCAGCATGACCAGACGAGAAGCTTCCATCGCTTTGACTGAAAACCTTTTTGAAGGCTTCAGAACCGAGTCGGAGATAGAACGCCAGCAGGCCAGACTGGATGCATCGGCCTATATTGTCGAAGCCACTGCCAATCAAATCGCTTTGAGCATGGCCGAAGCTTATGTCAATCTGTTGAAAGAACAGGAGCTCATGCGTCTGGAAGAACAAAACCAGAAGACCCATCAGCGCATTCTTGATCAGATTATGCAGCGCAGTGATGCAGGTATCGGCAACCAGGTTGAAGTCGATCAAGCCAAAGCCCGCTTGGCATTGGCAAATTCCAACCTTATGTCGGCACGCAACAACTACGAAGACTCCCTGGCGAAATTCCAACGCATCCTTGGACGCATGCCAGACAACGATCTGATTAAGTATGAAGCTAATTTCAGTTTTCCAGAAACACTTGATGAAGCGACCAATATCGCTTTATTGAATCACCCGCAACTTCGCTCTTCAAATGCCGATATCTCAGAGGCTTTCGCTCAGCACAAAACCGCGAGAAGCGCTTTTTATCCACGCGTGGACTTAGAGATACAGAAAACCATTGACGACAATATCAATGGTGTTGCCGGCATTAATGAAAACTTCCAAGCCATGCTAAGAATGGATTACAACCTTTATAACGGTGGTAAGGATATGGCCGAACGTGAACGTACGGCGGCGGCGGTACAGGAAGCGGCTGAGGTGCGCAATAATGCGCGTCGTCAAACTATTGAAAATCTGCGTTTTGCCTGGAACGCCAAACAGTTCTTGGGCGAACAGATGACCTACAGTCAGGAACACATCAAACTGACTTATGAAACTCTTGAAGGGTATCGTAAACAGTTCAGTTTGGGACGTCGCTCGTTACTCGACCTATTAAACACCGAAGACGAATACAATACTGCATTACGAACTTTGGTTAGTAATGAGGCGGACTATCTGATTGCCCAGTTCAGAATCCTTAACGGTATGGGCACCCTGCTCCAAGCGCTGCAGCTGAATGTCAACTATGCCGAAGTGGAAACCGATTACTCCAATCAGTAA
- a CDS encoding accessory factor UbiK family protein: protein MFNPSQLESLAKRVAEMVPPQFGEMPHEVEAKIKTTLAKGLQKMDLVSREEFDIQTAVLAKTRAKLEALEKKVAELERLLPNQQE from the coding sequence ATGTTTAATCCTTCACAATTGGAATCATTGGCTAAAAGAGTCGCTGAAATGGTGCCGCCGCAGTTCGGTGAAATGCCGCATGAGGTTGAAGCCAAAATCAAAACAACCCTGGCCAAAGGTTTGCAGAAAATGGACTTGGTCAGTCGTGAGGAGTTTGATATTCAAACTGCCGTTTTGGCAAAAACGCGTGCCAAGCTGGAAGCCTTGGAAAAGAAGGTGGCAGAACTGGAACGCTTGCTGCCCAATCAACAAGAGTAA
- a CDS encoding YifB family Mg chelatase-like AAA ATPase yields MAFAQLQCRALVGMGSPEVAVEVHASNGLPSFSIVGLPETSVKESKERVRSALLNVGLQIPPKRITVNLAPADLPKSGGRFDLVIALALLLATEQVNVSNAACCYECYGELALNGEIRPIQGLLPSLLAAKSSSSLLIVPKANSDEVELFIHSYPQLKDRVFVVENLLQACQVLSGDLEPLAKLSVQAKQPSEPPGTKDFADIFGQLQAKRALEVCASGHHSLLMVGPPGAGKSLLASALISILPALQQDEAIELASIKSLLGQQIDMNGFYQRPFVQPHHTASAASLVGGGTVPKPGALSLAHKGVLFLDELPEFNRQVLEALREPLETKQVNISRVNQHVSYPADNLLVCAMNPSPSGFFPDDALGRCKDTPEQIIRYQKRVSGPLLDRIDLHLQVPAMEIKTLHQKADQSNESSRQIRHRVTQARQRQLARQGCYNSQLDIKQLAEYAEINQPSKHLLEKAGLELGLSARGYHRIIRIARTLADMQEQADIDIVHIAEALSFRSQMS; encoded by the coding sequence ATGGCATTTGCGCAACTTCAATGCAGAGCTTTGGTGGGTATGGGCTCGCCTGAAGTTGCGGTAGAGGTGCATGCCAGTAACGGTCTGCCAAGCTTTAGTATTGTCGGCTTGCCGGAAACCTCGGTTAAAGAGAGTAAAGAGCGTGTCCGTAGCGCTTTATTAAATGTTGGTTTGCAAATTCCTCCGAAACGTATCACGGTCAATTTGGCGCCGGCTGATTTGCCCAAAAGTGGCGGGCGCTTTGATTTAGTGATTGCGCTGGCTCTATTGCTGGCGACAGAACAGGTTAATGTCTCTAACGCAGCGTGCTGTTATGAGTGTTATGGCGAGCTGGCTTTAAATGGTGAAATCCGTCCTATTCAAGGGCTGCTACCAAGTTTGTTGGCGGCAAAGTCGTCAAGCAGCTTGCTCATCGTCCCGAAAGCCAATAGCGATGAAGTCGAGCTCTTTATACACAGTTATCCACAGCTCAAAGATAGAGTCTTTGTGGTAGAAAACCTGTTACAGGCCTGTCAGGTATTAAGTGGCGATCTAGAGCCTTTGGCAAAGCTTTCTGTGCAAGCCAAGCAACCAAGCGAACCTCCCGGAACTAAAGATTTCGCCGATATTTTTGGTCAATTACAGGCCAAACGCGCGCTTGAGGTTTGTGCCTCAGGCCATCATTCACTGTTAATGGTGGGGCCGCCTGGAGCAGGCAAGAGCTTGCTCGCTTCCGCCTTGATTTCAATTCTACCGGCATTGCAGCAGGATGAAGCGATTGAATTGGCGTCGATTAAGTCGCTGCTCGGCCAGCAAATTGATATGAACGGTTTTTATCAACGGCCTTTTGTGCAACCCCATCACACCGCTTCGGCGGCGTCCTTGGTCGGCGGTGGCACGGTGCCTAAACCGGGGGCTCTGTCCTTAGCCCATAAAGGCGTTTTGTTTCTTGATGAGTTACCGGAGTTTAACCGACAGGTACTCGAGGCGTTAAGAGAACCATTGGAAACCAAGCAGGTGAATATTTCACGGGTCAACCAACATGTCAGCTATCCGGCGGACAATTTATTGGTTTGTGCGATGAATCCTTCTCCAAGCGGGTTTTTCCCTGATGATGCGCTAGGGCGCTGTAAAGATACACCCGAGCAGATTATTCGTTATCAGAAAAGGGTATCAGGACCGCTTTTGGATCGTATTGATCTGCATCTGCAAGTACCGGCAATGGAAATCAAAACCTTGCACCAGAAAGCAGACCAATCCAATGAGTCATCACGTCAAATTCGTCATAGGGTGACTCAAGCCCGACAACGTCAGCTCGCACGACAAGGCTGCTATAATTCGCAGCTGGATATTAAACAGTTGGCCGAATATGCGGAGATCAATCAACCAAGCAAGCATTTGCTGGAAAAAGCCGGTCTTGAATTGGGATTGTCGGCGCGCGGGTATCATCGGATTATCCGCATTGCACGCACCTTGGCGGATATGCAAGAGCAAGCGGATATCGATATTGTCCATATTGCCGAAGCTTTAAGCTTTCGTTCACAAATGAGTTAA